One Streptomyces coeruleorubidus DNA segment encodes these proteins:
- a CDS encoding helix-turn-helix domain-containing protein, with translation MSIGNSPEDERPFEDERVEEDREEARPSIGRALQQARIAAGLTVDDISSATRVRMNIVHAIEADDFTVCGGDVYARGHIRTLAKAVRLDPAPLLDQYGDEHGGRPAPTPAAPLFEAERIRPERRGPNWTAAMVAAIVAVIGFVGFTMFQGTDDSAGEANVAEGSTPGDSTSPTTKTKKPTDPKPEASDSAIAAAPQDKVTVQVAAADGRSWIAAKDHNGRLIFDGFLKQGETKTFQDSSKVHLVLGDAGAIDLFVNGKKIKDDFQPGSVERLTYTKGDPEAG, from the coding sequence GTGTCCATCGGCAACTCCCCTGAAGACGAGCGTCCGTTCGAAGACGAGCGCGTCGAAGAAGACCGCGAGGAAGCCCGCCCCTCCATCGGCCGTGCCCTTCAGCAGGCGCGTATCGCCGCTGGGCTGACCGTCGACGACATCAGTAGCGCCACCCGGGTCCGCATGAACATCGTGCACGCCATCGAGGCGGACGACTTCACCGTCTGCGGTGGGGACGTCTACGCCCGAGGGCACATCAGGACCCTGGCCAAGGCTGTCCGCCTCGACCCCGCGCCGCTGCTCGACCAGTACGGCGACGAGCACGGCGGGCGCCCGGCACCGACCCCGGCAGCTCCCCTGTTCGAGGCGGAACGCATCCGTCCGGAGCGGCGGGGGCCCAACTGGACCGCCGCGATGGTCGCCGCGATCGTCGCCGTGATCGGTTTCGTCGGGTTCACCATGTTCCAGGGCACCGACGACAGCGCCGGCGAGGCGAACGTGGCCGAGGGCTCCACGCCCGGCGACTCAACCTCCCCGACCACCAAGACCAAGAAGCCCACCGACCCCAAGCCCGAGGCGTCCGACAGCGCCATCGCTGCCGCGCCCCAGGACAAGGTGACGGTCCAGGTGGCCGCCGCCGACGGCCGCAGCTGGATCGCCGCCAAGGACCACAACGGCCGGCTGATCTTCGACGGATTCCTCAAGCAGGGCGAGACCAAGACCTTCCAGGACAGCTCGAAGGTGCACCTCGTCCTCGGGGACGCCGGTGCGATCGACCTCTTCGTCAACGGCAAGAAGATCAAGGACGACTTCCAGCCCGGCTCGGTGGAACGCCTGACGTACACCAAGGGCGACCCCGAGGCCGGGTAA
- the rimO gene encoding 30S ribosomal protein S12 methylthiotransferase RimO, whose amino-acid sequence MPERRTVALVTLGCARNEVDSEELAGRLEADGWQLVEDAEDADVAVVNTCGFVEAAKKDSVDALLEANDLKGHGRTQAVVAVGCMAERYGKELAEALPEADGVLGFDDYTDISDRLQTILNGGIHASHTPRDRRKLLPISPAERQESATAVALPGHAPADLPDGLAPASGPRAPLRRRLDGSPVASVKLASGCDRRCSFCAIPSFRGSFISRRPSDVLNETRWLAEQGVKEIMLVSENNTSYGKDLGDIRLLESLLPELAEVDGIERVRVSYLQPAEMRPGLIDVLTSTPKVAPYFDLSFQHSAPGVLRAMRRFGDTDRFLELLDTIRGKAPEAGVRSNFIVGFPGESESDLAELERFLNGARLDAIGVFGYSDEEGTEAATYENKLDEDVVAERLARVSRLAEELVSQRAEERVGQTVHVLVESVDDEEGVYGRAAHQAPETDGQVLLTSGAGLSSGRMVEAKVVGTEGVDLVAEPLEGSFASPASEEAGR is encoded by the coding sequence ATGCCTGAACGCCGTACCGTCGCACTCGTCACCCTTGGCTGCGCCCGTAACGAGGTGGACTCGGAGGAGCTCGCAGGCCGTTTGGAGGCGGACGGCTGGCAGCTCGTGGAGGACGCCGAGGACGCGGACGTCGCCGTCGTGAACACCTGTGGCTTCGTCGAGGCCGCCAAGAAGGACTCCGTCGACGCCCTCCTGGAAGCCAACGACCTCAAGGGACACGGCAGAACCCAGGCCGTCGTGGCGGTGGGCTGCATGGCCGAGCGGTACGGCAAGGAACTCGCCGAGGCCCTCCCCGAGGCCGACGGTGTGCTCGGGTTCGACGACTACACGGACATCTCGGACCGGCTCCAGACCATCCTCAACGGCGGCATCCACGCCTCGCACACCCCGCGCGACCGGCGCAAGCTGCTGCCGATCAGCCCGGCCGAGCGGCAGGAGTCGGCCACCGCGGTGGCACTGCCCGGGCACGCCCCGGCCGACCTTCCCGACGGCCTCGCTCCGGCCTCCGGACCGCGGGCGCCCCTGCGCCGCCGTCTGGACGGCTCCCCGGTCGCCTCCGTGAAGCTCGCCTCCGGCTGCGACCGGCGCTGCTCCTTCTGCGCCATCCCGTCCTTCCGCGGCTCCTTCATCTCCCGCCGCCCGAGCGACGTGCTGAACGAGACGCGCTGGCTGGCCGAGCAGGGCGTGAAGGAGATCATGCTGGTCTCCGAGAACAACACCTCCTACGGCAAGGACCTCGGCGACATCCGCCTGCTGGAGTCGCTGCTGCCCGAGCTCGCCGAGGTGGACGGCATCGAGCGGGTCCGGGTGAGCTACCTCCAGCCCGCGGAGATGCGGCCGGGCCTGATCGACGTGCTGACGTCGACCCCGAAGGTCGCGCCCTACTTCGACCTGTCCTTCCAGCACTCCGCGCCCGGCGTGCTGCGCGCGATGCGCCGCTTCGGCGACACCGACCGGTTCCTGGAGCTGCTCGACACGATCCGCGGCAAGGCGCCCGAGGCCGGCGTGCGCTCCAACTTCATCGTCGGCTTCCCCGGCGAGAGCGAGTCCGACCTCGCCGAGCTGGAGCGCTTCCTGAACGGCGCGCGGCTGGACGCCATCGGCGTCTTCGGCTACTCCGACGAGGAGGGCACCGAGGCGGCGACCTACGAGAACAAGCTCGACGAGGACGTCGTCGCCGAGCGGCTGGCCCGTGTCTCGCGGCTGGCCGAGGAACTCGTCTCGCAGCGCGCCGAGGAGCGCGTCGGCCAGACGGTGCACGTGCTCGTCGAGTCCGTCGACGACGAGGAGGGCGTGTACGGCCGCGCGGCGCACCAGGCGCCCGAGACGGACGGCCAGGTGCTGCTCACGAGCGGCGCGGGTCTGAGCAGCGGCCGTATGGTCGAGGCGAAGGTGGTCGGTACGGAGGGTGTCGACCTGGTGGCCGAGCCGCTCGAGGGCTCGTTCGCGTCGCCGGCGAGTGAGGAGGCGGGCAGATGA
- the pgsA gene encoding CDP-diacylglycerol--glycerol-3-phosphate 3-phosphatidyltransferase: protein MTGVPASAAGGSSGARRAAAGAASGKVPGTAMGRGVARSAEGGAPGATPGARHGAASGTGDSAAAVGDGSESAVVDAQDDGRPARGGKLAAAAVNQASVWNVANLLTMLRLILVPAFVALMLADGGYDPAWRSLAWAAFAIAMITDLFDGHLARTYNLVTDFGKIADPIADKAIMGAALICLSALGDLPWWVTGVILGRELGITLLRFVVIRYGVIPASRGGKLKTLTQGVAVGMYVLALTGWLATLRFWVMAAAVVLTVVTGLDYVKQAIVLRRRGIAERKAALEEKEA from the coding sequence ATGACCGGTGTTCCGGCATCCGCGGCGGGAGGCTCCTCCGGCGCGAGGAGGGCAGCGGCCGGTGCGGCCTCGGGGAAGGTTCCCGGGACCGCGATGGGCCGTGGGGTCGCGCGGTCGGCCGAGGGCGGAGCGCCCGGTGCGACGCCTGGTGCACGGCATGGCGCGGCGTCCGGGACGGGTGACAGTGCGGCGGCCGTCGGTGACGGTTCGGAGAGCGCCGTCGTCGACGCGCAGGACGACGGCAGGCCCGCGCGGGGCGGGAAGCTGGCGGCCGCGGCCGTCAACCAGGCCAGCGTCTGGAACGTCGCCAACCTCCTGACCATGCTCCGGCTGATCCTGGTACCGGCCTTCGTCGCGCTGATGCTCGCGGACGGCGGGTACGACCCGGCGTGGCGGTCCCTCGCCTGGGCGGCCTTCGCCATCGCCATGATCACTGACCTCTTCGACGGTCACCTGGCGCGCACGTACAACCTGGTCACGGACTTCGGGAAGATCGCCGACCCCATCGCCGACAAGGCGATCATGGGGGCGGCGCTGATCTGTCTGTCCGCGCTCGGCGATCTGCCGTGGTGGGTGACCGGCGTCATCCTCGGGCGGGAACTCGGGATCACTCTCCTGCGTTTTGTGGTCATCCGGTACGGCGTCATCCCCGCCAGCCGCGGAGGCAAGCTCAAGACGCTCACCCAGGGCGTGGCCGTGGGCATGTACGTGCTGGCGCTGACGGGGTGGCTGGCCACCCTGCGGTTCTGGGTGATGGCCGCGGCGGTCGTTCTGACCGTGGTGACCGGGCTCGACTATGTGAAACAGGCCATTGTGCTGCGCAGGCGGGGAATCGCCGAGCGCAAGGCCGCGTTGGAGGAGAAGGAAGCGTGA
- a CDS encoding CinA family protein — protein MSSTATDVVRLLTVKGRTLAVAESLTGGLVAAEITSVPGASKVFRGSVTAYATELKHELLGVDTTLLAARGAVDPQVAAQMAAGVRKALGADWGIATTGVAGPEPQDGQAVGTVFVAVDGPLRADSGSAGGGKVEGLRLNGHREEIRRESVRSVLALLLEELAGEQTGNERAQDTERNGGF, from the coding sequence GTGAGTTCCACGGCCACTGACGTGGTGCGACTACTCACGGTGAAGGGCAGGACGCTTGCCGTCGCGGAGTCGCTGACCGGTGGTCTCGTTGCGGCGGAGATCACATCCGTGCCCGGGGCGTCCAAGGTCTTCCGGGGCTCGGTGACGGCCTACGCGACCGAACTGAAGCATGAACTGCTGGGTGTCGACACCACCCTGCTGGCGGCGCGAGGAGCAGTGGATCCCCAGGTCGCGGCCCAGATGGCGGCCGGAGTGCGCAAGGCGCTCGGCGCGGACTGGGGCATCGCGACCACCGGTGTCGCGGGCCCCGAGCCGCAGGACGGACAGGCCGTCGGGACGGTCTTCGTCGCCGTGGACGGACCCCTGAGGGCCGATTCCGGTTCTGCCGGCGGCGGAAAAGTGGAGGGTCTGCGGTTGAACGGCCACCGCGAGGAAATTCGTAGAGAGAGTGTACGGAGCGTACTCGCACTGCTCCTGGAGGAGCTTGCGGGCGAACAGACTGGGAATGAGCGGGCACAGGATACGGAACGGAACGGGGGGTTTTGA
- a CDS encoding helix-turn-helix domain-containing protein — translation MILLRRLLGDVLRRQRQRQGRTLREVSSSARVSLGYLSEVERGQKEASSELLSAICDALDVRMSELMREVSDELALAELAQSAAATPSEPVPTPVRPMLGSVSVTGVPPERVTIKAPAEAVDVVAA, via the coding sequence ATGATTCTGCTCCGTCGCCTGCTGGGTGACGTGCTGCGTCGGCAGCGCCAGCGCCAGGGCCGTACTCTGCGCGAAGTCTCCTCGTCCGCCCGAGTCTCACTCGGCTATCTCTCCGAGGTGGAGCGGGGGCAGAAGGAGGCTTCCTCCGAACTGCTCTCCGCCATCTGCGACGCGCTGGACGTACGGATGTCCGAGCTCATGCGGGAAGTGAGCGACGAACTCGCCCTTGCCGAGCTGGCCCAGTCCGCTGCGGCCACCCCCAGCGAACCTGTGCCCACGCCGGTTCGCCCGATGCTGGGTTCCGTTTCGGTGACCGGTGTGCCACCGGAACGGGTGACGATCAAGGCGCCCGCCGAGGCGGTGGACGTCGTTGCCGCGTGA
- a CDS encoding Dps family protein: MYVVKSSLSDASLKTVSEALEGALVDLVDLALVAKQIHWNVVGPRFRSVHLQLDEVVDTARKHSDTVAERAAALGIPPDGRAATVAVGSGIGVTPEGWVDDTTAVRTLVEALGAVIARMRERVEATGEPDPVSQDIFIGITADLEKHHWMFQAENG, translated from the coding sequence ATGTACGTCGTGAAGAGCTCGCTGTCCGACGCGAGCCTGAAGACCGTGTCCGAGGCGTTGGAGGGCGCCCTCGTCGACCTGGTGGACCTCGCCCTCGTGGCCAAGCAGATCCACTGGAACGTGGTGGGGCCGCGCTTCCGTTCCGTGCATCTCCAGCTCGACGAGGTGGTCGACACCGCGCGGAAGCACTCCGACACCGTGGCCGAGCGCGCCGCGGCGCTCGGGATCCCGCCGGACGGGCGTGCCGCGACGGTCGCCGTCGGCAGTGGGATCGGTGTGACCCCCGAGGGGTGGGTCGATGACACGACCGCCGTGCGGACGCTCGTCGAGGCGCTGGGCGCGGTGATCGCGCGGATGCGGGAGCGGGTCGAGGCGACCGGTGAGCCGGATCCGGTGAGCCAGGACATCTTCATCGGGATCACGGCGGACCTGGAGAAGCATCACTGGATGTTCCAGGCCGAGAACGGGTGA
- a CDS encoding SDR family NAD(P)-dependent oxidoreductase, translating into MPVTAYALTGRTAFVTGAASGIGRASALLLGEAGAIVHCADRDPGGLHETATLIKAGGGTARTHDLDVTDRARLRQAIASCERLDVLAAIAGIMHSSPVLETRDEDLDRVLDVNFKGVLYACQEAARLMIARGTGGSIVTMASGAVDTGGPGLLCYGAAKAAVVQLTKTLATEVGRHGIRVNAVAPGWIRTPMTDRHDSEAQAHTESVMARMSPLGRVGAPEDIAHAVLHLASDASAFTTGQIIRPNGGVTMPW; encoded by the coding sequence ATGCCCGTCACGGCGTACGCCCTCACCGGCCGCACCGCGTTCGTCACCGGCGCCGCGAGCGGCATCGGCCGCGCCTCGGCGCTCCTGCTCGGGGAGGCGGGCGCCATCGTGCACTGCGCGGACCGTGACCCCGGGGGCCTGCACGAGACGGCGACCCTGATCAAAGCCGGCGGCGGCACCGCCCGCACCCACGATCTCGACGTCACCGACCGCGCCCGGCTGAGGCAGGCCATCGCCTCCTGCGAACGCCTGGACGTCCTGGCCGCGATCGCCGGGATCATGCACAGCAGCCCGGTGCTGGAGACCCGGGACGAGGACCTCGACCGGGTGCTCGACGTCAACTTCAAGGGAGTGCTGTACGCCTGCCAGGAGGCGGCCCGCCTGATGATCGCCCGGGGCACCGGCGGCAGCATCGTCACCATGGCTTCAGGTGCCGTCGACACCGGCGGCCCCGGCCTGCTCTGCTACGGGGCGGCCAAGGCGGCGGTGGTCCAGCTGACCAAGACCCTCGCGACCGAGGTGGGCCGGCACGGCATCCGCGTCAACGCGGTCGCACCGGGCTGGATCCGTACCCCCATGACCGACCGCCACGACAGCGAGGCCCAGGCCCACACCGAGTCCGTCATGGCCCGCATGTCACCCCTGGGCCGGGTCGGCGCCCCCGAGGACATCGCCCACGCGGTCCTGCACCTGGCATCCGATGCCTCGGCCTTCACGACAGGCCAGATCATCCGCCCGAACGGCGGTGTGACGATGCCCTGGTAA
- a CDS encoding Fpg/Nei family DNA glycosylase: MPEGDTVWQTARRLHGALAGKVLTRSDLRVPRLATADLTGRAVLDVTPRGKHLLTRVEGGLTLHSHLRMDGSWKVYEKGRRWSGGPGHQIRAILGNADHTAVGYRLPVLELLRTTDEHRAVGHLGPDVLGPDWDPDRALANLLQDPARPLGEALLDQRNLAGIGNVYKSELCFLLGVTPWLPVGDLPAERAAKLPALARKLLETNRDRPIRSTTGRRGQDLFVYGRAPRPCLRCHTSVRVADQGDGPRERPTYWCPACQPGPAPAASPTRRSRTS, translated from the coding sequence ATGCCCGAAGGCGACACGGTCTGGCAGACCGCGAGGCGGCTGCACGGCGCCCTCGCGGGCAAGGTGCTGACCCGCAGCGACCTCCGGGTGCCCCGGCTCGCCACGGCCGACCTCACGGGCCGCGCGGTCCTGGACGTCACCCCGCGCGGCAAACACCTCCTGACCCGCGTCGAGGGCGGCCTGACCCTGCACTCCCACCTGCGGATGGACGGCTCCTGGAAGGTGTACGAGAAGGGCCGGCGCTGGAGCGGCGGCCCCGGCCACCAGATCCGCGCGATCCTCGGCAACGCCGACCACACGGCCGTCGGCTACCGCCTCCCCGTGCTGGAACTCCTGCGCACCACCGACGAGCACCGCGCGGTCGGCCATCTGGGCCCCGACGTCCTGGGCCCGGACTGGGACCCCGACCGGGCCCTGGCCAATCTCCTCCAGGACCCCGCCCGCCCCCTCGGCGAGGCCCTGCTCGATCAGCGCAACCTCGCCGGTATCGGCAATGTCTACAAGAGCGAGCTGTGCTTCCTGCTCGGCGTCACGCCCTGGCTCCCCGTCGGCGACCTGCCCGCCGAGCGCGCCGCCAAGCTGCCCGCGCTCGCCAGGAAGCTGCTGGAGACCAACCGCGACCGCCCGATCCGCAGTACGACGGGCCGCCGCGGCCAGGACCTCTTCGTGTACGGCCGGGCTCCCCGCCCCTGCCTGCGCTGCCACACCTCCGTCCGCGTCGCCGACCAGGGCGACGGCCCCCGCGAACGCCCCACGTACTGGTGCCCCGCCTGCCAGCCGGGCCCCGCACCGGCCGCTTCCCCGACCCGGCGTAGCCGCACCAGTTGA